Proteins from one Nomia melanderi isolate GNS246 chromosome 3, iyNomMela1, whole genome shotgun sequence genomic window:
- the LOC116431727 gene encoding uncharacterized protein LOC116431727 isoform X2 produces MWVYLSNLNITRYIDINENLRVHDLVKICLSGQHINSISTDLDLPNLKECDISFNCLEKFPNSKFMKNIKILNISSNNIQLIHIQETLSKLEELDISWNCISSCLTNIKILKTYVPNLLKLKICNNPFEDIDPELTEYILHMNILSLQFINDNLCTNLHLPENYFPCSFNMYNLRQHNNSIYLEENIIKSEEEADLLLTEKNIKCAKSIHISQESFVLMHILKKALKIQELCVTCCLLTTLCIKMPLKHLIKLNLGNNLISTLNELTQTNFPLLKYLDLTNNLITTLEPMGSFCTLQEFYCSNNKIGDLLQIDNIKTWQMLHVIDLSNNPIHKRALYKKFIICHLNNIKVSKIMYRIFNVFLFDLLFIYFIKIISWQYISGERIQYSDVAEARYIFDNRLDKYILNTIYKTDQLTTIIQLSITNCSLSKINLSGNLLPQLESLDLSNNQITYLWGLHSFQYLHTLCLSYNCLDTFDSNGYEKKQCIFPKLCTLLLDHNCIKSLMNINEKLPVIKHLFLNNNHLQSINGVSHCSSLESLILDYNDINTVTLENFLENNNLKFLSLENNKIKSLKFIKQLPQLEKLYIANNCLTNDTEMQHLLSLENLVELTFEGNRLYTEENKNKMMAQYFELTNLETAEI; encoded by the exons ATGTGggtttatttatcaaatttaaatataacaagatatattgacattaatgaaaatttaagagTACATGATCTTGTAAAAATATGTCTCTCAGGACAACATATAAATTCAATAAGTACAGATTTGGATTTACCCAACTTAAAAGAATGTGACATTTCATTCAATTGTCTtgaaaaatttccaaattcaaagttcatgaaaaatataaaaatattaaatattagttctaataatatacaattgatACATATTCAAGAAACTTTATCTAAATTGGAAGAATTGGACATATCATGGAATTGCATATCAAGTTGccttacaaatattaaaattcttaaaacttATGTACCCAATCtgcttaaattaaaaatatgtaacaatcCCTTTGAAGATATTGATCCAGAACttacagaatatattttacacatgaACATACTGAGCCTGCAATTTATTAATGATAACCTATGTACAAATCTTCATTtacctgaaaattattttccatgttcatttaatatgtataatttgagacaacataataattcaatttatttggaagaaaatataataaaaagtgaAGAAGAAGCAGATTTATTACTGacagaaaagaatataaaatgtgCAAAATCTATTCACATATCGCAAGAATCATTTGTACTAATGCATATTTTAAAGAAGGCTTTGAAAATTCAGGAATTATGTGTTACTTGTTGTTTATTGACTACATTATGTATCAAAATGCCTTTAAAAcatctaattaaattaaatctcgGAAATAATCTCATTTCAACTTTGAATGAACTTACGCAAACAAATTTTCCATTGTTAAAGTATTTagatttaacaaataatttaataacaacttTAGAACCAATGGGTTCGTTTTGTACTTTACAAGAATTTTATTGTAGCAATAACAAGATAGGAGATCTACTACaaatagataatattaaaacatgGCAAATGTTGCATGTTATAGATCTTTCCAATAATCCAATACACAAAAgagcattatataaaaaatttattatatgtcaTTTAAACAACATTAAAGTAAGTAAAATCATGTATCGCATATTCAATGtctttctttttgatttattatttatatattttataaaaataatttcttggcAGTATATTTCTGGAGAACGCATCCAATATTCTGATGTAGCTGAAGCAAGATACATTTTCGACAATAGATTAGataaatatatcttaaatacaatttataaaacagATCAATTAACAACTATTATACAGTTGAGTATAACTAATTGCTCTTTATCAAAG attaatTTATCTGGCAATTTATTACCACAATTAGAAAGTTTGGATTTGAGTAACAATCAAATAACTTATTTATGGGGTCTTcattcctttcaatatttacatacattatgCTTAAGTTATAATTGTCTTGATACATTTGACAGTAATGGCTATGAAAAGAAACAATGCATATTTCCAAAATTGTGTACATTGTTGTTGGATCACAATTGTATCAAatcattaatgaatattaatgaaaaattaccaGTAATTAAACacttatttctaaataataatcACCTTCAAAGCATTAATg GTGTAAGTCATTGCTCAAGTTTAGAATCTTTAATTTTGGactataatgatattaatacagTAACTTTAGAAAATTTTCttgagaataataatttaaaatttctgtctcttgagaataataaaataaaatcattgaaattcatAAAACAACTACCACAATTGGAAAAACTTTATATTGCAAACAATTGTTTAACA AATGACACTGAAATGCAACATTTGTTATCATTAGAAAATTTAGTAGAATTAACATTTGAAGGAAATCGTTTATATACCGAagagaacaaaaataaaatgatggCTCAATACTTTGAATTAACGAATCTTGAAACTGCAGAAATTTAA
- the LOC116431727 gene encoding uncharacterized protein LOC116431727 isoform X3, translating into MWVYLSNLNITRYIDINENLRVHDLVKICLSGQHINSISTDLDLPNLKECDISFNCLEKFPNSKFMKNIKILNISSNNIQLIHIQETLSKLEELDISWNCISSCLTNIKILKTYVPNLLKLKICNNPFEDIDPELTEYILHMNILSLQFINDNLCTNLHLPENYFPCSFNMYNLRQHNNSIYLEENIIKSEEEADLLLTEKNIKCAKSIHISQESFVLMHILKKALKIQELCVTCCLLTTLCIKMPLKHLIKLNLGNNLISTLNELTQTNFPLLKYLDLTNNLITTLEPMGSFCTLQEFYCSNNKIGDLLQIDNIKTWQMLHVIDLSNNPIHKRALYKKFIICHLNNIKYISGERIQYSDVAEARYIFDNRLDKYILNTIYKTDQLTTIIQLSITNCSLSKINLSGNLLPQLESLDLSNNQITYLWGLHSFQYLHTLCLSYNCLDTFDSNGYEKKQCIFPKLCTLLLDHNCIKSLMNINEKLPVIKHLFLNNNHLQSINGNILHTEIILKFLHIIYCYYKYIYIHFIGVSHCSSLESLILDYNDINTVTLENFLENNNLKFLSLENNKIKSLKFIKQLPQLEKLYIANNCLTNDTEMQHLLSLENLVELTFEGNRLYTEENKNKMMAQYFELTNLETAEI; encoded by the exons ATGTGggtttatttatcaaatttaaatataacaagatatattgacattaatgaaaatttaagagTACATGATCTTGTAAAAATATGTCTCTCAGGACAACATATAAATTCAATAAGTACAGATTTGGATTTACCCAACTTAAAAGAATGTGACATTTCATTCAATTGTCTtgaaaaatttccaaattcaaagttcatgaaaaatataaaaatattaaatattagttctaataatatacaattgatACATATTCAAGAAACTTTATCTAAATTGGAAGAATTGGACATATCATGGAATTGCATATCAAGTTGccttacaaatattaaaattcttaaaacttATGTACCCAATCtgcttaaattaaaaatatgtaacaatcCCTTTGAAGATATTGATCCAGAACttacagaatatattttacacatgaACATACTGAGCCTGCAATTTATTAATGATAACCTATGTACAAATCTTCATTtacctgaaaattattttccatgttcatttaatatgtataatttgagacaacataataattcaatttatttggaagaaaatataataaaaagtgaAGAAGAAGCAGATTTATTACTGacagaaaagaatataaaatgtgCAAAATCTATTCACATATCGCAAGAATCATTTGTACTAATGCATATTTTAAAGAAGGCTTTGAAAATTCAGGAATTATGTGTTACTTGTTGTTTATTGACTACATTATGTATCAAAATGCCTTTAAAAcatctaattaaattaaatctcgGAAATAATCTCATTTCAACTTTGAATGAACTTACGCAAACAAATTTTCCATTGTTAAAGTATTTagatttaacaaataatttaataacaacttTAGAACCAATGGGTTCGTTTTGTACTTTACAAGAATTTTATTGTAGCAATAACAAGATAGGAGATCTACTACaaatagataatattaaaacatgGCAAATGTTGCATGTTATAGATCTTTCCAATAATCCAATACACAAAAgagcattatataaaaaatttattatatgtcaTTTAAACAACATTAAA TATATTTCTGGAGAACGCATCCAATATTCTGATGTAGCTGAAGCAAGATACATTTTCGACAATAGATTAGataaatatatcttaaatacaatttataaaacagATCAATTAACAACTATTATACAGTTGAGTATAACTAATTGCTCTTTATCAAAG attaatTTATCTGGCAATTTATTACCACAATTAGAAAGTTTGGATTTGAGTAACAATCAAATAACTTATTTATGGGGTCTTcattcctttcaatatttacatacattatgCTTAAGTTATAATTGTCTTGATACATTTGACAGTAATGGCTATGAAAAGAAACAATGCATATTTCCAAAATTGTGTACATTGTTGTTGGATCACAATTGTATCAAatcattaatgaatattaatgaaaaattaccaGTAATTAAACacttatttctaaataataatcACCTTCAAAGCATTAATggtaatattttacatactgagataatattgaaatttttgcatattatttactgttattataaatatatatatatacactttaTAGGTGTAAGTCATTGCTCAAGTTTAGAATCTTTAATTTTGGactataatgatattaatacagTAACTTTAGAAAATTTTCttgagaataataatttaaaatttctgtctcttgagaataataaaataaaatcattgaaattcatAAAACAACTACCACAATTGGAAAAACTTTATATTGCAAACAATTGTTTAACA AATGACACTGAAATGCAACATTTGTTATCATTAGAAAATTTAGTAGAATTAACATTTGAAGGAAATCGTTTATATACCGAagagaacaaaaataaaatgatggCTCAATACTTTGAATTAACGAATCTTGAAACTGCAGAAATTTAA
- the LOC116431727 gene encoding serine/threonine-protein phosphatase 2A regulatory subunit B'' subunit gamma-like isoform X5: MELETILRKCIVDKLEKLTENEQEEDKYFQKIYEQWKGAKAKDKELTYKVIPKFYFKLPKEDEILPQKLREETRALFLQRRSRQLLDNNELKALWVLLDKHHSPPLSGDEQLINYEDFKKVGKLAGAKCSPYFTAVVFAKLQQGDPHGRISIMALFNYVMRKVWLHQTRIGLSLYDVTGQGYLRESDLENYILELIPTLPQLEGLEKSFHSFYVCTAVRKFLFFLDPLRTGRVRIQDILACSFLDDLLELRDEDLPKDLQEANWFSAPSALKVYGQYLNLDRDHNGMLNKEELAGYGTGTLTGVFLERVFQECLTYEGEMDYKTYLDFVLALENRHEPQSLHYLFRILDINNRGYLDTFCLNYFFRAIQEQMTMHGQEPVSFEDVKDEIFDMVKPADPCKITLQDLLSCGQGDTMVSILIEFHGFWAYENREAMAADTGDESSHV; this comes from the exons atgGAGTTAGAAACAATACTTCGGAAATGTATTGTAGATAAAT TAGAAAAATTGACAGAAAATGAGCAAGAAGAAGAtaagtattttcaaaaaatatatgaacAGTGGAAAGGCGCCAAAGCTAAAGATAAAGAATTGACTTACAAAGTGATTcccaaattttattttaag TTACCAAAGGAAGATGAAATTTTACCTCAAAAATTACGAGAAGAAACAAGAGCACTATTTTTGCAAAGACGTTCCCGCCAATTATTAGATAATAATGAATTGAAGGCATTATGGGTATTATTAGATAAACATCATAGTCCACCGTTATCAGGTGATGAACaactaataaattatgaagatTTTAAGAAAGTTGGTAAATTAGCAGGTGCGAAATGCAGTCCTTATTTTACTGCAGTTGTATTTGCTAAATTGCAACAAGGTGATCCTCATGGTAGAATTAGTATAATGgcattatttaattatgttatGAGAAAAGTATGGTTACATCAAACAAGAATTGGTCTTTCCTTATATGATGTTACTGGTCAAGGATATCTAAGAGAATCT gatttagaaaactatatattagAATTGATACCAACTCTACCTCAGCTGGAAGGATTAGAGAAatcttttcattcattttatgtTTGTACAGCAGtgagaaaatttttattttttcttgatCCCCTCAGAACTGGTAGAGTTAGAATACAAGATATTTTGGCGTGTAGTTTTCTTGATGACCTCCTAGAATTAAGGGACGAGGATTTACCTAAAGATTTACAAGAAGCTAATTGGTTTTCGGCCCCATCTGCACTTAAAGTTTATGGGCAGTATTTAAATCTTGATAGAGATCATAATGGAATGCTCAATAAAGAAGAACTTGCTGG aTATGGTACAGGAACATTAACTGGTGTGTTTCTTGAAAGAGTATTTCAAGAATGTTTAACATATGAGGGCGAAATGGATTACAAGACATACTTAGATTTTGTTTTAGCATTGGAAAATCGACATGAACCACAAAGCTTACACTATTTATTTCGAATTCTAGATATTAATAATCGTGGTTATCTTGATACATTTTGccttaattatttttttcgt GCTATACAAGAACAAATGACAATGCATGGTCAAGAACCAGTAAGTTTTGAAGATGTTAaagatgaaatatttgatatggtAAAACCAGCAGATCCTTGCAAAATAACATTGCAAGACTTGCTATCTTG TGGGCAAGGCGATACAATGGTCagtattttaatagaattccATGGCTTTTGGGCTTATGAAAATCGTGAAGCTATGGCAGCTGATACTGGTGATGAGTCATCCCACGTTTGA
- the LOC116431727 gene encoding uncharacterized protein LOC116431727 isoform X1, translating into MWVYLSNLNITRYIDINENLRVHDLVKICLSGQHINSISTDLDLPNLKECDISFNCLEKFPNSKFMKNIKILNISSNNIQLIHIQETLSKLEELDISWNCISSCLTNIKILKTYVPNLLKLKICNNPFEDIDPELTEYILHMNILSLQFINDNLCTNLHLPENYFPCSFNMYNLRQHNNSIYLEENIIKSEEEADLLLTEKNIKCAKSIHISQESFVLMHILKKALKIQELCVTCCLLTTLCIKMPLKHLIKLNLGNNLISTLNELTQTNFPLLKYLDLTNNLITTLEPMGSFCTLQEFYCSNNKIGDLLQIDNIKTWQMLHVIDLSNNPIHKRALYKKFIICHLNNIKVSKIMYRIFNVFLFDLLFIYFIKIISWQYISGERIQYSDVAEARYIFDNRLDKYILNTIYKTDQLTTIIQLSITNCSLSKINLSGNLLPQLESLDLSNNQITYLWGLHSFQYLHTLCLSYNCLDTFDSNGYEKKQCIFPKLCTLLLDHNCIKSLMNINEKLPVIKHLFLNNNHLQSINGNILHTEIILKFLHIIYCYYKYIYIHFIGVSHCSSLESLILDYNDINTVTLENFLENNNLKFLSLENNKIKSLKFIKQLPQLEKLYIANNCLTNDTEMQHLLSLENLVELTFEGNRLYTEENKNKMMAQYFELTNLETAEI; encoded by the exons ATGTGggtttatttatcaaatttaaatataacaagatatattgacattaatgaaaatttaagagTACATGATCTTGTAAAAATATGTCTCTCAGGACAACATATAAATTCAATAAGTACAGATTTGGATTTACCCAACTTAAAAGAATGTGACATTTCATTCAATTGTCTtgaaaaatttccaaattcaaagttcatgaaaaatataaaaatattaaatattagttctaataatatacaattgatACATATTCAAGAAACTTTATCTAAATTGGAAGAATTGGACATATCATGGAATTGCATATCAAGTTGccttacaaatattaaaattcttaaaacttATGTACCCAATCtgcttaaattaaaaatatgtaacaatcCCTTTGAAGATATTGATCCAGAACttacagaatatattttacacatgaACATACTGAGCCTGCAATTTATTAATGATAACCTATGTACAAATCTTCATTtacctgaaaattattttccatgttcatttaatatgtataatttgagacaacataataattcaatttatttggaagaaaatataataaaaagtgaAGAAGAAGCAGATTTATTACTGacagaaaagaatataaaatgtgCAAAATCTATTCACATATCGCAAGAATCATTTGTACTAATGCATATTTTAAAGAAGGCTTTGAAAATTCAGGAATTATGTGTTACTTGTTGTTTATTGACTACATTATGTATCAAAATGCCTTTAAAAcatctaattaaattaaatctcgGAAATAATCTCATTTCAACTTTGAATGAACTTACGCAAACAAATTTTCCATTGTTAAAGTATTTagatttaacaaataatttaataacaacttTAGAACCAATGGGTTCGTTTTGTACTTTACAAGAATTTTATTGTAGCAATAACAAGATAGGAGATCTACTACaaatagataatattaaaacatgGCAAATGTTGCATGTTATAGATCTTTCCAATAATCCAATACACAAAAgagcattatataaaaaatttattatatgtcaTTTAAACAACATTAAAGTAAGTAAAATCATGTATCGCATATTCAATGtctttctttttgatttattatttatatattttataaaaataatttcttggcAGTATATTTCTGGAGAACGCATCCAATATTCTGATGTAGCTGAAGCAAGATACATTTTCGACAATAGATTAGataaatatatcttaaatacaatttataaaacagATCAATTAACAACTATTATACAGTTGAGTATAACTAATTGCTCTTTATCAAAG attaatTTATCTGGCAATTTATTACCACAATTAGAAAGTTTGGATTTGAGTAACAATCAAATAACTTATTTATGGGGTCTTcattcctttcaatatttacatacattatgCTTAAGTTATAATTGTCTTGATACATTTGACAGTAATGGCTATGAAAAGAAACAATGCATATTTCCAAAATTGTGTACATTGTTGTTGGATCACAATTGTATCAAatcattaatgaatattaatgaaaaattaccaGTAATTAAACacttatttctaaataataatcACCTTCAAAGCATTAATggtaatattttacatactgagataatattgaaatttttgcatattatttactgttattataaatatatatatatacactttaTAGGTGTAAGTCATTGCTCAAGTTTAGAATCTTTAATTTTGGactataatgatattaatacagTAACTTTAGAAAATTTTCttgagaataataatttaaaatttctgtctcttgagaataataaaataaaatcattgaaattcatAAAACAACTACCACAATTGGAAAAACTTTATATTGCAAACAATTGTTTAACA AATGACACTGAAATGCAACATTTGTTATCATTAGAAAATTTAGTAGAATTAACATTTGAAGGAAATCGTTTATATACCGAagagaacaaaaataaaatgatggCTCAATACTTTGAATTAACGAATCTTGAAACTGCAGAAATTTAA
- the LOC116431727 gene encoding serine/threonine-protein phosphatase 2A regulatory subunit B'' subunit gamma-like isoform X4 yields the protein MELETILRKCIVDKSVEKLTENEQEEDKYFQKIYEQWKGAKAKDKELTYKVIPKFYFKLPKEDEILPQKLREETRALFLQRRSRQLLDNNELKALWVLLDKHHSPPLSGDEQLINYEDFKKVGKLAGAKCSPYFTAVVFAKLQQGDPHGRISIMALFNYVMRKVWLHQTRIGLSLYDVTGQGYLRESDLENYILELIPTLPQLEGLEKSFHSFYVCTAVRKFLFFLDPLRTGRVRIQDILACSFLDDLLELRDEDLPKDLQEANWFSAPSALKVYGQYLNLDRDHNGMLNKEELAGYGTGTLTGVFLERVFQECLTYEGEMDYKTYLDFVLALENRHEPQSLHYLFRILDINNRGYLDTFCLNYFFRAIQEQMTMHGQEPVSFEDVKDEIFDMVKPADPCKITLQDLLSCGQGDTMVSILIEFHGFWAYENREAMAADTGDESSHV from the exons atgGAGTTAGAAACAATACTTCGGAAATGTATTGTAGATAAAT CAGTAGAAAAATTGACAGAAAATGAGCAAGAAGAAGAtaagtattttcaaaaaatatatgaacAGTGGAAAGGCGCCAAAGCTAAAGATAAAGAATTGACTTACAAAGTGATTcccaaattttattttaag TTACCAAAGGAAGATGAAATTTTACCTCAAAAATTACGAGAAGAAACAAGAGCACTATTTTTGCAAAGACGTTCCCGCCAATTATTAGATAATAATGAATTGAAGGCATTATGGGTATTATTAGATAAACATCATAGTCCACCGTTATCAGGTGATGAACaactaataaattatgaagatTTTAAGAAAGTTGGTAAATTAGCAGGTGCGAAATGCAGTCCTTATTTTACTGCAGTTGTATTTGCTAAATTGCAACAAGGTGATCCTCATGGTAGAATTAGTATAATGgcattatttaattatgttatGAGAAAAGTATGGTTACATCAAACAAGAATTGGTCTTTCCTTATATGATGTTACTGGTCAAGGATATCTAAGAGAATCT gatttagaaaactatatattagAATTGATACCAACTCTACCTCAGCTGGAAGGATTAGAGAAatcttttcattcattttatgtTTGTACAGCAGtgagaaaatttttattttttcttgatCCCCTCAGAACTGGTAGAGTTAGAATACAAGATATTTTGGCGTGTAGTTTTCTTGATGACCTCCTAGAATTAAGGGACGAGGATTTACCTAAAGATTTACAAGAAGCTAATTGGTTTTCGGCCCCATCTGCACTTAAAGTTTATGGGCAGTATTTAAATCTTGATAGAGATCATAATGGAATGCTCAATAAAGAAGAACTTGCTGG aTATGGTACAGGAACATTAACTGGTGTGTTTCTTGAAAGAGTATTTCAAGAATGTTTAACATATGAGGGCGAAATGGATTACAAGACATACTTAGATTTTGTTTTAGCATTGGAAAATCGACATGAACCACAAAGCTTACACTATTTATTTCGAATTCTAGATATTAATAATCGTGGTTATCTTGATACATTTTGccttaattatttttttcgt GCTATACAAGAACAAATGACAATGCATGGTCAAGAACCAGTAAGTTTTGAAGATGTTAaagatgaaatatttgatatggtAAAACCAGCAGATCCTTGCAAAATAACATTGCAAGACTTGCTATCTTG TGGGCAAGGCGATACAATGGTCagtattttaatagaattccATGGCTTTTGGGCTTATGAAAATCGTGAAGCTATGGCAGCTGATACTGGTGATGAGTCATCCCACGTTTGA
- the LOC116431727 gene encoding uncharacterized protein LOC116431727 isoform X7: MWVYLSNLNITRYIDINENLRVHDLVKICLSGQHINSISTDLDLPNLKECDISFNCLEKFPNSKFMKNIKILNISSNNIQLIHIQETLSKLEELDISWNCISSCLTNIKILKTYVPNLLKLKICNNPFEDIDPELTEYILHMNILSLQFINDNLCTNLHLPENYFPCSFNMYNLRQHNNSIYLEENIIKSEEEADLLLTEKNIKCAKSIHISQESFVLMHILKKALKIQELCVTCCLLTTLCIKMPLKHLIKLNLGNNLISTLNELTQTNFPLLKYLDLTNNLITTLEPMGSFCTLQEFYCSNNKIGDLLQIDNIKTWQMLHVIDLSNNPIHKRALYKKFIICHLNNIKYISGERIQYSDVAEARYIFDNRLDKYILNTIYKTDQLTTIIQLIYLAIYYHN, from the exons ATGTGggtttatttatcaaatttaaatataacaagatatattgacattaatgaaaatttaagagTACATGATCTTGTAAAAATATGTCTCTCAGGACAACATATAAATTCAATAAGTACAGATTTGGATTTACCCAACTTAAAAGAATGTGACATTTCATTCAATTGTCTtgaaaaatttccaaattcaaagttcatgaaaaatataaaaatattaaatattagttctaataatatacaattgatACATATTCAAGAAACTTTATCTAAATTGGAAGAATTGGACATATCATGGAATTGCATATCAAGTTGccttacaaatattaaaattcttaaaacttATGTACCCAATCtgcttaaattaaaaatatgtaacaatcCCTTTGAAGATATTGATCCAGAACttacagaatatattttacacatgaACATACTGAGCCTGCAATTTATTAATGATAACCTATGTACAAATCTTCATTtacctgaaaattattttccatgttcatttaatatgtataatttgagacaacataataattcaatttatttggaagaaaatataataaaaagtgaAGAAGAAGCAGATTTATTACTGacagaaaagaatataaaatgtgCAAAATCTATTCACATATCGCAAGAATCATTTGTACTAATGCATATTTTAAAGAAGGCTTTGAAAATTCAGGAATTATGTGTTACTTGTTGTTTATTGACTACATTATGTATCAAAATGCCTTTAAAAcatctaattaaattaaatctcgGAAATAATCTCATTTCAACTTTGAATGAACTTACGCAAACAAATTTTCCATTGTTAAAGTATTTagatttaacaaataatttaataacaacttTAGAACCAATGGGTTCGTTTTGTACTTTACAAGAATTTTATTGTAGCAATAACAAGATAGGAGATCTACTACaaatagataatattaaaacatgGCAAATGTTGCATGTTATAGATCTTTCCAATAATCCAATACACAAAAgagcattatataaaaaatttattatatgtcaTTTAAACAACATTAAA TATATTTCTGGAGAACGCATCCAATATTCTGATGTAGCTGAAGCAAGATACATTTTCGACAATAGATTAGataaatatatcttaaatacaatttataaaacagATCAATTAACAACTATTATACA attaatTTATCTGGCAATTTATTACCACAATTAG